In the Arachis stenosperma cultivar V10309 chromosome 8, arast.V10309.gnm1.PFL2, whole genome shotgun sequence genome, GAAAAAGTAATATGTAAcacattttaattataaaattaataatatataacaaATGTTGCATAATTATTTGTATTACATAGTCAATGACCTAATACCATTAAAACTTCCAGGTTACAAAATCTTAAACACACTTCACGAGCTCGCAACACACTCGAGAAAACTGACGAAATTAAATGGAAGACAACAAAAATATACTCCATATTGCACTATTGATTAACTCATACATCTCGTGTATGCTGATTTATCTGGTAAGATCAGCTCCAAGTTGCATTCATGGGGTAACATCTGACAGTTCAAGTTAAATACAAACTCTATACATCAAAGAATAGTGAAGCAGCTTACAACATGTTAGAATAAAGAATGAGGCGTTCATGGAGGGAAGTAATTTATCCTGCAACTTGTAATCGtgttcctctctctctctctttcttttccaCACCTTTCAttttacagaaaaatatttccaACTTATGTTATACATGGCGGGTAACCACTGTAACTATATTGCAAAAAAGAAGTGCAGCTAAATACAAGTGCTTTCCACTTTCTGACCTTGGTGCTCCCTTTAAAGCAGGTTGCAAGGTTAGAAATATTCTATAAAACCTCCTCCATGGTGTATGAAGCAAGTATACTAGTGCAAAAATGATTAGCTGGAGTTTGCAGTACTATTTTCCGGATTTTTAATGTCGTATGAATTtgttgattcaatttggaggaGAGAAAAACCCTTGGGGATTCTATTAACCCAAGTGTGTGGAAGAGCACCGCTCTGAGAAACCAAATATGCAATGAATGCAACATAGGCAGCTGTGCAGGAACAAACTACAAAACCAAGCAGCAGGCCCTTCACCTCAGACAGGAAGAAATCTAACAAGAGATACCCATTAATTACCATTATAAGTGCAGCAATAGTCCATGCCACCctctacaaaataaaatacacaAATAAACAAAACATCAGTTCAACAAGACAAATTAATAGCAGGGAACTAGCTTACTAAAACCACTACTGCTGCAAGAGAGTGGCTTGCACATCATTTCTTCAACCTACTTTTACTTCACCCATTCATCCCAGGTCCCACATAATTGCATACATCATGTACAATAGACCTGAACTTTCTGCTAGGGAAATATAAAATGAAACTGAAGCATCTTCGTAATTCTAGAAACAAAGTGCATTTGCAATTCTGACTTATAGCTCTTATGAGGTGATGGATTACCCATATATTTTATGTAAACTAAAGAATCCCAATCTTCATCTAGTTCTGTGAGTTGAGGTTATATAAACCTATATACTTTACTATACAACAAATGGAAATAATGGATCACTGGGCTGTGGTCTGTTTAAATCCTACATCACCCCCTTTGACAAACTTCCAATACAACTGATCAGTACTATTATATGAATACAAAATCCAAAACTTATGATAGGAGATTTCACAGATGTAAACTCCAAGCAAGACCGAACTAGAATAATGCACTGAGATTATCATAAAGAAACTACAATGACTCAGTACATCTAAGCTTATGCAAAACAAGACACAGGTAAAAAGCATATGAATCATTGTGTTTTCAAATAATCTAGTAAGATGAAACTAACTTTGAACTAGCAAGTAGTTGATACAGATCTTACCATTAACAATCaatgaaatgaaagaaaagTTGGATGATAATTATACCTCAAGAACAGGCCCAACCCTAAAGGTCCCCATGATATGCTCCTTGGAGACCAACGTCAGGAGGGGAATCAGTGCAAAGGGAATTTGCATGGACTGAAGCACATTAAGCCATTCGTTCAAAACATCCAATGAGGCTTCTGATGTATTAAAAACAATAGCTACGACTATAGTTGGCACAATTGCAAAACTACGAGTGATCAATGCTCTCAACCATTTCTTTAACCGAAGGTTGAGGAAACCACCCATTATGAATTGGCCAGCATATGTGCCTGTGATGGTGCTACTCTGTCCAGCTGCCAATAACCCAATGCCCCATATATAAAGAATGGGGAAGATTCCTCCTCCGTACTTTTCCTCAAGGTACTGCCCTGCATTCACCAATCCGATGCTATCGGCCTGCTTTGTGCCATAAAATCCCTTGGCAAAAACTGTCGTGACAAATAGATTGATCATGAAGGAGACTGCAAGTGCAACTGTTGATTCAATTGTATAGTAGTTGAGAGCCTCCTGTACCCGGCCTTTCTTCTGGGGATCTATCTTCCTTGACTGCACTAAAGCAGAATGCAAGAATACATTGTGAGGCATTATGACACAACCAACAACACCGACAGCTTGACGAATTGTTTTCGAACTAAGTCTTGGAAGCAAAATACCTAcaagaagagag is a window encoding:
- the LOC130944897 gene encoding metal transporter Nramp2-like, which codes for MCSGESTMNGAQSRDDESKEDDRDAEANRLLHHQQQKQSTSSKDDEEVAYEAGEKIQVVDFDSVDGDDDSGVPPPFSWKKLWLFTGPGFLMSIAFLDPGNLEGDLQAGAIAGYTLLWLLMWATFMGLLIQLLSARIGVATGRHLAELCREEYPNWARLVLWFMAELALIGADIQEVIGSAIAIQILSRGVFPLWLGVLITASDCFVFLFLENYGVRKLEAAFAVLIATMALSFAWMFADTKPSEKELLTGILLPRLSSKTIRQAVGVVGCVIMPHNVFLHSALVQSRKIDPQKKGRVQEALNYYTIESTVALAVSFMINLFVTTVFAKGFYGTKQADSIGLVNAGQYLEEKYGGGIFPILYIWGIGLLAAGQSSTITGTYAGQFIMGGFLNLRLKKWLRALITRSFAIVPTIVVAIVFNTSEASLDVLNEWLNVLQSMQIPFALIPLLTLVSKEHIMGTFRVGPVLERVAWTIAALIMVINGYLLLDFFLSEVKGLLLGFVVCSCTAAYVAFIAYLVSQSGALPHTWVNRIPKGFSLLQIESTNSYDIKNPENSTANSS